The Mercenaria mercenaria strain notata chromosome 8, MADL_Memer_1, whole genome shotgun sequence genome has a segment encoding these proteins:
- the LOC128558964 gene encoding uncharacterized protein LOC128558964, translating into MDIKEEYEEHASALTADKDEVKEETVSNIQLQEATCNLAHRGAPKDSFDKLTEVSKEGGDIEYETVGNLSSDHKNMTFISKTAEFVRSNLESTEAEEIAEAIYACVERIMCDVVKEEPRFRSSDIIKVGSFYEGTKILEPNEFDFLVVIDELSKPGAVSVVTEDIRPGYAEVLLIDDSLKQRWKHTDENCVLHNFQDYEHASSFGFVVLSTLAKLAEKQSLKYELQEVGYIYLPDTLISFPPTGNFSLELEYAEVWNPNVMLKFQCDKMTISVDISPAIRYHKVTDCFNPEDCIAEQLAEAVLNRGSILLVNSLDMLDKDPAHEHVFRITFTETEVQYVKCMEHGHKNIYVFMKYLTHVFKNNLKCQYKYHEDSKIELPSYLLKLACIFHDVQCSLPPSVYLNICLFKILLIFINWYQSGHYKSVFNTKLLVCKKSDMIVHRHRKMLDFLVDFCIHKVEAPDITQANFNPRPFLESKLREFYNSKYVSLENTRRKLLLPLAYCAVESLSNPEEVIRKVSSKTHRPSVLSFFSE; encoded by the coding sequence ATGGATATTAAAGAAGAATACGAGGAGCATGCTAGCGCACTGACTGCAGATAAAGATGAAGTAAAGGAGGAGACTGTCAGCAATATCCAACTGCAAGAGGCAACATGTAACCTGGCACACAGGGGCGCACCAAAAGATAGCTTTGACAAACTAACAGAAGTTTCCAAAGAAGGTGGTGATATTGAATATGAAACTGTGGGAAACCTTTCCAGTGATCACAAGAATATGACCTTTATTTCGAAAACAGCTGAATTTGTTCGAAGTAATTTAGAATCAACGGAAGCAGAAGAAATTGCAGAGGCCATATATGCCTGTGTAGAGCGCATCATGTGTGATGTTGTTAAAGAGGAACCAAGATTCCGGAGTTCAGATATTATAAAAGTTGGAAGCTTTTACGAGGGAACAAAAATTCTTGAACCAAATGAATTTGATTTTCTTGTAGTAATTGACGAGTTGTCTAAGCCAGGTGCCGTTTCTGTCGTCACAGAAGATATTCGTCCTGGGTATGCAGAAGTTCTTCTAATTGATGATTCGCTTAAACAACGATGGAAGCATACAGATGAAAATTGTGTACTTCACAACTTCCAAGATTATGAACATGCGTCCTCATTTGGATTTGTTGTTTTATCCACTTTGGCAAAACTGGCAGAAAAACAATCTTTAAAATATGAACTGCAGGAAGTCGGATACATTTATCTTCCTGATACACTTATTTCATTTCCGCCAACAGGAAACTTTTCTCTTGAGTTAGAATATGCTGAAGTTTGGAATCCAAACGTGATGTTAAAATTCCAGTGTGACAAAATGACTATAAGTGTAGACATTTCACCTGCTATACGCTATCATAAGGTAACAGATTGTTTTAATCCCGAGGACTGCATTGCCGAACAGTTGGCGGAAGCAGTATTAAACAGAGGTTCCATTCTTTTGGTTAATTCGTTGGATATGTTAGATAAAGATCCTGCGCATGAacatgtttttagaattactttcaCAGAAACGGAAGTTCAGTATGTTAAGTGCATGGAACATGGTCATaagaatatatatgtttttatgaagtatttaacccatgttttcaaaaacaatttgaaatgtcAATACAAATACCATGAAGATTCCAAAATAGAATTACCTTCATATTTGCTGAAATTAGCGTGTATTTTTCATGATGTTCAATGCAGTTTACCACCCTCAGTCTATTTAAATatctgtttatttaaaattttacttataTTTATTAACTGGTATCAGTCCGGCCattataaaagtgtttttaatacGAAGTTACTAGTTTGTAAGAAAAGCGATATGATTGTTCACCGTCACAGGAAAATGCTTGATTTTCTTGTAGACTTTTGCATTCATAAGGTCGAGGCGCCGGATATTACACAAGCAAATTTCAACCCAAGGCCGTTCCTTGAAAGTAAATTGCGAGAATTTTACAACAGCAAATACGTTTCATTAGAGAATACAAGGAGAAAGTTATTACTTCCTTTGGCATATTGTGCGGTAGAATCTTTAAGTAACCCAGAAGAAGTTATCCGTAAAGTAAGTTCTAAAACCCATCGTCCGTCAgtgttatcatttttttctgaataa